AAAGTTTCGGGACGGATTTTGTGGTTAAGGGCCGCGCCGTGGAGGTAACTCCCGGGAAGAAAGAGGACGACCGGGTGCGGAACCTGGCCATACTGGAAGAGGATGCCGCCACCTGCATCAAGTGCCGCCTGAGCGAATCCCGCACGAACGTCGTCTTCGGTACGGGCAACGTATTTGCGGCCCTCATGTTCATCGGCGAGGGTCCCGGCTACGAAGAGGACCGGCAGGGTCTCCCCTTCGTAGGCAGGGCCGGACAGCTCCTGACAAAGATAATAGAGGCCATAAAACTCACCCGTGAGGACGTCTATATCGCCAACATGGTCAAGTGCCGCCCGCCTGACAACCGCACCCCGAGACAGGACGAGGTTTCTATCTGTTCAACGAGCTACCTCAAACACCAGATAGCGTTGATAAGACCAAAAGTCATCTGCGCCCTGGGTAATGCCGCCATCCAGTACCTGCTCGACACCAAAAAGGGCGTAACCACGCTGAGGGGGCAGTTCCATGATTATGACGGCATAAAGCTGATGCCCACGTTTCACCCGGCGTACCTGCTCAGAAACCCGGGCGAGAAGGGCAAGTGCTGGCAGGACATGAAGAAGGTCCGGGCACTGCTGGATGAGTTGGAGACGGACTGATACCCCGACCGGTTTGTTTGGCCCGCCAGGATGAACTCAGACCTCTGAAAAAATCGCCCTTACAATCTGCTTGCAGCTGCCCCATTTATGGGGCATCTATAAACAGCCTGATAAATCGGGCAACTAACATTTGGGGGGGGGGTACAGGACGACAATCCGTGCCGGGGTGCCACAGGTCTCAAAGGTACGGGATGGATACCTTCAATATTCCGGGAAAGCAAAGCGAATCCGGGTTGATTTTCTATTAAATTTCCGTTCCTCCCGTGCCGCTTATCAAATCCTTCAGTTTAACTCTTACTTCCTCTAAACTAAACGGCTTCAAAAGATAACCGATGGGTTCCGCTTCCTTTGCCCTCCGCAACGCTTTGTCCCTGTGGGCAGTTACAAATATAACCGGGATATTCAGCTCCGCCTTGATTATTTTAGCGGCCTCTACGCCGTCTATCTTTCCCGGCATGACAATATCCGTCACAAGTAAATCGGGCCTCAGCTCCCTGGCCATGCTTATGGCTTCTTCACCTGATAATGCAGCCTCGCCGGAGGTCAGGTAGGGCGGGTTTTACGACACATCTGCGGCTGCTTCGGGGGTTAGTGGCTCAGCAAGAGAGGGTTTATGTTTGGGAGGTTTCACCCCCTTTAGTCCGAGGGCCTTGTCCCCATCCCTCAGCCCATAGAGGATCTCCTCAAATTCCTTCATCCTTTGTTCTACGAGCTTACGGGAGGCCTTCTTATCCGCGCCCTCTGCAAAATACTGATTGATAAGAAAGGCCTGGTCATAAGTGCGCCAGCGCTCGTGCCCCGCGTAGTTTATTGCGTTGGCATCGCCTTTAAGTTTGTAGGTGAGATACAGTGCGGTTCCCGTCATACCGCCTTCCATTGCCAGCAGCATCAGCAATATGGCTGACACCTTTCAGAAGATGATACGGCGAGATTTCTTTTTTATCCTAGTTTGACTCTTCGTCAGTAGTCTCCTGTTTAACATATCTCTTGTACAGCTTATATCCGGCCACTGCTACCGTAATCAACGTTATAACCAATAGGGCAGACCGGAACCCCTGGAAGTATTCCGCGGCGTGGCTGAACTTGGAGCCAAAGAAAAAACCCAGTAAGAAGAAAAAGATGTTAGTGACTATAAATATAAACGCCCAGAACCTTGATATCTTTTTCATTTTGTTTAATACCTGCCTCGAAGCTTCGGGATTCAGAGAAATAAGGGTCTCTTCGTGTACCTGTTAAAACCGCCTCACATACCCATAAACATGACTGCGACGCCGGTCAGGGCTATTATCCCCCCGGCCATGACGTGCGACCACTTCTCCATGTGCCTGCCCGGCAACAGTTCCAGACCGCGAAACGCCAGCATACTCTGGAAGGCTATCATAAACACGGTGACCAGGGAAAAGGCCGCCGTGGTCAGCCACACGCCGTACCAGCCGTGCTGAACGGCAAGGAACATGAGGGGTATAAGGGGTTCACACGGGCCGAAGATAAATATGGCTATCAGCGCCCAGACGGTTACCGTCTTTGCGTTGTCCATATGGAGGTGGTTGTGCCTCAGGTGTTTCAGTCCCCAGAGGGCATAGGCCGCCCCAAAACCAATCAGCAGAAAGCCGGCGATGTTGCCCCTGAAGGATTCGGCCCCTTCAAGGTGGAACAGGCCGAGGCCCAGAAATATCCCCAGCGCGCCAAGGACTATACTCGACCCGACGTGCGCCACGCCCGCAAGCAGGCTCACTATAAGGAGCTTCCGGCGCGACCAGCCCTGCGCCCTGGCTATCGAAGCAAAAGGCAGCCAGTGGTCGGGCGCCAGCGAGTGTATAAAACCAATGCTTAATGCCGAGAATATTAGAGCTTCCATATCACTAAGTGTATTCTAGTAAAATCCGGTTTTTGCGGGAACGAAAATCTTCTACCTGCTCGCATACTTCTCGCCCCTGTCAGGGAAGATGGTTACGACCCTCTTACCACTCCCGCCACCCAGTTCACGGGCGATAACGACGGATGCAAAGGCGGCGGCGCCGGAGGATATACCCACTACAAGACCCTCCTCCCTGGCAAGACGGGCGGTCATGTCCTGTGCGTCTTCATCGCTGACCGCTACCACCCGGTCAATAATGTCCTTATTGAGAAGTCCCGGCAGAAACCCCGCGCCCAGGCCGTGGATGCCATGCGTGCCGGGCCTGCCGCCGGATATAACGGCAGAGCTCTTTGGCTCCACCGCCACCACCTGTACGGAAGGGATCTTTGCCTTGAGCACCTCACCCACGCCGCTAATAGTCCCTCCCGTGCCGACGCCGGCCACAAACGTGTCGATGTCACCCCCTGTGGCCTCAAGTATCTCAGGGGCGGTCGTCTTCCTGTGTATTTCGGGGTTTACCGGATTTTCGAACTGGTTGGGCATAAAGAATCTTGTGGAATTTGTTCGCAACATATCCTGCGCCCGCTTAATGGCGCCGGGCATCCCTTCCGATGAAGGGGTTAGCTCCAGTGCCGCACCGTAAAAGCTCAGCAGGGCCTTCTGCTCACCGGGCACGTTCTCCGGCATCACAAGTATCAGCTTGTAGCCGCGCACGGCTGCTATCATGGCCAGCGATATGCCAGTGTTGCCGCCGGTGGGTTCTATTATGGTTGAACCCTTCTTTAATTTACCCTCTCTTTCAGCGGCCTGGACTATCCCCAGGCATACCCTGTCCTTCACGCTCCCGGTTGGGTTGACGCCTTCCAGTTTCGCAACCACCTCCGCGGAACCCGTCTCCACCACCTTGCACAACCGGACCATCGGTGTGTTAAAGATGAGTTCCAGCGCATCGCCGGCGATTGCCTTACCGGAGACACCGGGTTCGCGGGACACTTTACCGCCTTCTGTTACCATGAGGAGAGGAATCTTTTTCTAAGTGTGTGCTATGTAAGAGTATATGATGGGGGCATTATAGGTTTGCAATAACGCGATAGCAAGAAAATTTCTTGTGAAACCCATTTTCTACCGTATTACAGTATACGGGTGCCTGTTTGTTTTTCTATTTTCTTGATTGCGGCGCCTAATTCCATTCTGAGTTTTATGTAGGCATCGGCGAGGCCGGGGGCGCGTTCAGCCCGAAATACGGCCTCGGCCTCTTTCAGATAGTCGTACGATTGGACCGTAAGCCGTGCTAATCGGTCTCTGTTCATCATTATAGTATTTGTGGAATTTCTGCTCAAGGAAGAGATCTTGTTTAAATTCGCATACGTCAGCGTCAACTTTTCCATGGCGGCGAGTCGCGGGACCTTTGTCAGCTCGAAACCCCTGACCTTAAGCGCCCGTTTCATATCCTCCACCGTTTCCATGGCCTTGTCTATATAGTTCTTCGCGGAGAGGTCGTCTCCGCGAGCTATCGATTTTCCGGCCATATCCAGCCGGGCGGCCCACTGCTTTTCCATCTTGTCTAACCGCTTCAGGTCATGTTGGGTCAGTGCTCTTCCGGGCCTCTTTTCTCCCTGGTGTGGACGGCCCTCATTAACGTGGGTTGGTCCTTGTCGGAAGCGGCTTTCATCCGGTGCACCCTGGACACATACGGCAGCTGCAAAAACCGTCACCAGAATTGCCGCCGGGGTAATCTTTTTCTTCACAAGCCCCTCTCTTTGTTACATTTGTGTTTATTTATTTATCCGGGGAGTGTACTATCATTTGCTCCCGTTTGCAAAAAGTTTGTTTAATTTTCGGAGTTATATCATTCTAATTAGCGCACAGGCTGCGTTTACGCGCAATACGCCCTTATTCCTTGACATAACGGTTGTTCCGGGATATGATAGAGTGTTTTATAAGCCAGCATTTTTTCCTCCAGAGGTTTTCCAATGTGGGACTATTCAGAAAAGGTGAAGGACCATTTCTTTCACCCGCGAAACGTGGGTGAGATACAGGATGCTGACGCAGTGGGCGACGTGGGCAATCTGGCCTGCGGTGATGCCATACGGCTCACCCTCAAGCTGGACAACGACCGTATCGTGGACGCCAAGTTCAAGACCTTTGGCTGCGGGAGCGCCATTGCGGCCGCAAGCGCCCTTACAGAGATGGTAAAGGGCAAAACGGTGGAGGAGGCCGAAAAGCTCACCAACCAGGATATCGCGGACTACCTGGACGGCCTGCCGGACGAGAAGATGCACTGCTCGGTAATGGGTCAGGAGGCGTTAGAGGCCGCCATCGCGAACTACCGCGGCTACGAAAAGGCACCTTCCGAAGAGGGTACTATCATATGTAAGTGTTTTGACGTAACCGACAAGGTTATTGAACGGGTAATCAGGGAAAACAATCTTGGCTCGATCGAACAGGTAACTAATTATACGAAGGCCGGCGGCGGTTGTAAGTCGTGCCATCCGGACATCCAGCAGATTATAAACGATATCAGGGGTCCCGCCGTGGCGGTGGCGCCTGAACCTAAACCCGTAAAGAAGATGAGCAATATCAAGAAGATGCAGCTCGTTCAGGAGACCATAGAGAAGGAAATAAGGCCCGTCCTGACGTCCGGCGGCGATGACGTGGAACTTGAGGATATAGATGGAGACACGGTGTATGTTTCCTTCCAGGGTAACTGCATCCACAACGCCACGTCGAAGGAAAAGGTAAGGCACACGGTCGAGGCGAAGCTGAGAGAACTCGTTACCGAAGACCTGGTAGTAGAAGAGGCTACTTGATGAGCAGGACCGTTTATGTAGACAACAACGCCACTACCCGGGTAGCAGATGAAGTAGTGGAGGAGATGCTGCCATATTTTACGGAGCTTTACGGTAACCCCTCCAGTATGCACACCTTCGGTGGTCAGCTTCACAAGAAGATAGAACAGGCCCGCGAGAAGGTGGCCGACCTCATCGGGGCCGACCCTTCTGAGATAACGTTTACAAGTTGTGGTACGGAGAGTGACAACGCTGCGATACGCGGGGCGCTAGAGTCTCATCCCAAGAAGCGGCACATCGTTACCACCCGTGTTGAGCACCCTGCCGTCCTTCACCAGTGCAGGCAGCTTGCCCGGCATGGCTACGAGCTCACTGAGATTGCCGTGGATCAGGAGGGACTCCTCGACCTCGGGGAACTGAGGGCGGCGATAAGGGGCGACACGGCCATTGTATCCGTCATGCATGCCAATAACGAGACCGGGGTAGTCTTCCCCGTGGAAGAAGCCGCTCAGATAGCCAGGGAAAAAGGGGCGGTATTCCACACCGACGCAATCCAGACGGTCGGCAAGTTACCAATGGACATGAGCAAGGGCAACATAGACATGCTCACAATCTCCGGCCATAAGCTCCACGCCCCCAAGGGCGTGGGCGCGCTCTACATCAGGCGCGGCGTGAAATTCAAGCCCTTAATAGTAGGAGGCCACCATGAGAACGGCAAAAGGGCGGGCACCGAGAACATACCGTATATAATGGGCCTCGGCAAGGCCTGTGAGCTGGCGAAGAAGTATATGAAAGAAGAACAGGGACGCGTCAAGTCTCTGAGGGACAAACTGGAGGAACATCTCCTTACAAACATTCCTAATGCCAGATTAAACGGTCACAAGACGCTGCGGCTCCCAAACACGACCAATATCAGCTTTGAGTACGTGGAAGGTGAGGCGATACTGCTACTGCTTGACGAGGCGGGTATCTGCGCCTCTTCCGGTTCGGCCTGCTCGTCAGGTTCACTGGAACCCTCTCACGTTTTGATGGCTATGGGCGTACCTTTCACCGCCGCGCATGGCTCCATAAGGTTCAGCCTGAGCCACTATAACACGGAAGACGATGTCGATTACATTCTAGAGAGCATACCTCCCATTATGAAAAAACTTAAGGACATATCCCCGTATGCCAGGGAGATAGAGGAATTGGAACAGAAGGCCGCTTCAACCGCTAACAGGGGCTAAACAATTATGAGTCAAACCGGAGAATTATTGGTCTTTACACAGGAAACATGTCCGAACTGTGACGCCGCGAAGAAGAAGTTGAAGGACGCGGGTCTGGAGTATAAAGAAATCTGCATTGACACCGTTGATGGAAGGGCGGAGTTTGCCCTTCAGATCTCCGGAATCACTACTACGCCGGCATTCCTCTACGACGGCAGGGAGTACAATAAAGTAGAGGACATATTGAGCCAGCACGGCAAGTAAAATCAATTTGACAGAGCCGCTGAGTTTGTTTACATTCTTCGGGTCAATCTTTAGTAGTGGAGCAGTGAGTAAGGGGGGGGACCGTAATTACATTAAATGGTTTCCCTTTTTGTTTTTAGCCGATGCAAACATGCTTGAACCGTTCGCAAGGAGATAAACCTAGAGATGAAGAAGATGATACTCGGAGCGTTTCTGGTCTTTAGTATTGCATTTACACTTAACACTTCGAAGTGCTGGGCACAGGACGTAGACCCCAACCAGCTTTTTGGAATGCTCTGTGCACTCTGTCATGGTGTCGACGGTAAGCCCACAGAGCAGGGTATACAATTCGGTTCGCCGGATTTCACCAGTGCCGAATGGCAGGCCTCGAAGACCGACGAGGACCTGATAAAATCGATGACGGACGGCACCGATAACCAGAACTACGCCCCGGTAAAGCCATTTGTCCGGGACATGCTGGGAATTGACATAGACGTGACAGAATTCCTGCCGAAGGTCAGGAGTTTTGGAAGTAAGTAAGAGGTCTTAATGAGGTGGTTTCCGATTGTGAATTGACCAGGAGCCACCTCTTTTTTGTTCTGGTTTTATACACATTCAGTTTATAATCGTGGTTGTAGCGGCGGAGTTTACTCTGCGATCATGTAGGGGCTGGCCCCCGTGCCTGCCCTGGAAACAGTTAGTAGCTGCACACTAAAAGATGTTAGACATCCTTAAAGATTTGATTAAATACAGCACCGGTTCCCCTGCGGGAAAGGATATGGACGTCCGGCGGAGGGAATTCTTCAGAGAGACCCTTGCGCAGACGGCGGACGTCCTGGGCGAGGTCGTAAAGGAGATGTCGGCTGGTTTGCCGGAGAAAGGGTATCTGAGACCGCCGGGGGCCGTGGCAGAACAGGAGTTCCTATCGCTGTGCACCATTTGCGACGAGTGCATAAAGGTCTGTCCCCACTATGCCATAAGGGGCGCTGACGACATGGAGACCGGTCTACCGCTCGGCTCGCCCATAATAGAGCCGAGAAAACAACCGTGCATGCTCTGTGAGGATTTACCCTGCATAAAGGCCTGTAAAGAGGGTGCGCTGGTTATGCCCGCGAGACGCGAGGACGTGAGAATGGGCGTGGCGGTGGTTAACAGGGAGACCTGTATATCAGGCAACGTGCAGTTCTGCCAGTCCTGCGTAATAGCGTGCCCCTTCCCGGACGAGGCCATTACGATGAAGGACGGGAAACCCGTCATAAACAAAGAAAAATGCACTGGATGCGGGATCTGCGAACGCGCCTGCATGACCGTCAACTCCGCCTGCTCCATCAAGATAATCCCCGTCTAACCTTACCCCGCGCACCTGCGGGTGCCGATGTCTTCAATAGGCAACGACCTTTACGGTCGCTGAACCAGTTTTGGTGGGGTACATCTGGGCACACCATGAGGCTATTTCTTTGCGGATTTTTGGCCGAGGGTCCTGGACTTGGGGGTGGCACCCTCCACCGTTTCTATTAACCGCTGCTTAGTTCATCCATGTATTACGGGGGCAGTAAACATCTTACGCGGATATACCCTAAAAAAACCACGTTGACTTTTAAATGCGCAGTTTGTATATGCATGGATATATTATGTGTATGAGTGTATGTGCTTCTTGGCAGGGACGGTTGCACGTATATATACATACAGGACAAATTGGAGAGTAAGTCATGGGCAACGGTGAAGAGACGGTCAAGGAACTGGACATAAAGGTCAAGGATGAGAATGGATATGAAAGCGACGTCCATATCATGGTTGACGAGACGACGGACAGGGGAGAGATCAAGACAAGCGGTGGCGGCGCTTCACTTACAAACTTGAAAAAAGGCGCGGACGACAAGAGGATTGTCGGTGATACAAAGAAATTCTTCAAAAAATTTATAGTAACAATGAGCGTTGAGGATGGTGAGGAGGCCCCTGAGGTTCGAGTCGTTGCGAGGGATAAAAAAGGTGCGATCTGGAGGAATGACACGTATACGTTGACGCATGAAGACAAAGACCGCATGGTTGCCTGGATCAAAGGGCTGAAGGTTGACATACTGCCCTCAGAAGCGGGCGGTGTGGCTTGACACATGTGCGAGGGCCTGTTTGTGACGCGCCTATCAAAAACCACGTTCGGGCGACCCGTCGGGTCGCCCCTACTTCTTAGAAGACTTTCTACCCAGGGTCCTGGACTTGAGGGTGGCGGCCTCGACGGCCGATATTAAACTGGCCCTGAGCCCGCCCTTCTCCAGGGCTGAGAGCCCTTCAATTGTAGTCCCGCCGGGAGACATGACTATCTCTTTTATCTGTGCGGTGTTATAACCGCCGTCCAGTAGCATCTTCGAGGTGCCAAGCAGGGTCTGTGCGGCAAGCTGTACGGCGGTATCCCTGGGCAGCCCCATCTTCACCCCGCCGTCGGCAAGGGCCTCAATAATCATGGCGGCGTAGGCGGGGCCGCTGCCGCTCAGA
This genomic window from Candidatus Bathyanammoxibius amoris contains:
- a CDS encoding uracil-DNA glycosylase, producing MAGNNRDELGRIVSSLRGKLELEKSFGTDFVVKGRAVEVTPGKKEDDRVRNLAILEEDAATCIKCRLSESRTNVVFGTGNVFAALMFIGEGPGYEEDRQGLPFVGRAGQLLTKIIEAIKLTREDVYIANMVKCRPPDNRTPRQDEVSICSTSYLKHQIALIRPKVICALGNAAIQYLLDTKKGVTTLRGQFHDYDGIKLMPTFHPAYLLRNPGEKGKCWQDMKKVRALLDELETD
- a CDS encoding response regulator is translated as MTSGEAALSGEEAISMARELRPDLLVTDIVMPGKIDGVEAAKIIKAELNIPVIFVTAHRDKALRRAKEAEPIGYLLKPFSLEEVRVKLKDLISGTGGTEI
- a CDS encoding type IV pili methyl-accepting chemotaxis transducer N-terminal domain-containing protein: MLLAMEGGMTGTALYLTYKLKGDANAINYAGHERWRTYDQAFLINQYFAEGADKKASRKLVEQRMKEFEEILYGLRDGDKALGLKGVKPPKHKPSLAEPLTPEAAADVS
- the cysK gene encoding cysteine synthase A; translation: MVTEGGKVSREPGVSGKAIAGDALELIFNTPMVRLCKVVETGSAEVVAKLEGVNPTGSVKDRVCLGIVQAAEREGKLKKGSTIIEPTGGNTGISLAMIAAVRGYKLILVMPENVPGEQKALLSFYGAALELTPSSEGMPGAIKRAQDMLRTNSTRFFMPNQFENPVNPEIHRKTTAPEILEATGGDIDTFVAGVGTGGTISGVGEVLKAKIPSVQVVAVEPKSSAVISGGRPGTHGIHGLGAGFLPGLLNKDIIDRVVAVSDEDAQDMTARLAREEGLVVGISSGAAAFASVVIARELGGGSGKRVVTIFPDRGEKYASR
- the nifU gene encoding Fe-S cluster assembly protein NifU, producing the protein MWDYSEKVKDHFFHPRNVGEIQDADAVGDVGNLACGDAIRLTLKLDNDRIVDAKFKTFGCGSAIAAASALTEMVKGKTVEEAEKLTNQDIADYLDGLPDEKMHCSVMGQEALEAAIANYRGYEKAPSEEGTIICKCFDVTDKVIERVIRENNLGSIEQVTNYTKAGGGCKSCHPDIQQIINDIRGPAVAVAPEPKPVKKMSNIKKMQLVQETIEKEIRPVLTSGGDDVELEDIDGDTVYVSFQGNCIHNATSKEKVRHTVEAKLRELVTEDLVVEEAT
- the nifS gene encoding cysteine desulfurase NifS — protein: MSRTVYVDNNATTRVADEVVEEMLPYFTELYGNPSSMHTFGGQLHKKIEQAREKVADLIGADPSEITFTSCGTESDNAAIRGALESHPKKRHIVTTRVEHPAVLHQCRQLARHGYELTEIAVDQEGLLDLGELRAAIRGDTAIVSVMHANNETGVVFPVEEAAQIAREKGAVFHTDAIQTVGKLPMDMSKGNIDMLTISGHKLHAPKGVGALYIRRGVKFKPLIVGGHHENGKRAGTENIPYIMGLGKACELAKKYMKEEQGRVKSLRDKLEEHLLTNIPNARLNGHKTLRLPNTTNISFEYVEGEAILLLLDEAGICASSGSACSSGSLEPSHVLMAMGVPFTAAHGSIRFSLSHYNTEDDVDYILESIPPIMKKLKDISPYAREIEELEQKAASTANRG
- a CDS encoding glutaredoxin — its product is MSQTGELLVFTQETCPNCDAAKKKLKDAGLEYKEICIDTVDGRAEFALQISGITTTPAFLYDGREYNKVEDILSQHGK
- a CDS encoding cytochrome c, producing the protein MKKMILGAFLVFSIAFTLNTSKCWAQDVDPNQLFGMLCALCHGVDGKPTEQGIQFGSPDFTSAEWQASKTDEDLIKSMTDGTDNQNYAPVKPFVRDMLGIDIDVTEFLPKVRSFGSK
- a CDS encoding 4Fe-4S dicluster domain-containing protein, with the protein product MLDILKDLIKYSTGSPAGKDMDVRRREFFRETLAQTADVLGEVVKEMSAGLPEKGYLRPPGAVAEQEFLSLCTICDECIKVCPHYAIRGADDMETGLPLGSPIIEPRKQPCMLCEDLPCIKACKEGALVMPARREDVRMGVAVVNRETCISGNVQFCQSCVIACPFPDEAITMKDGKPVINKEKCTGCGICERACMTVNSACSIKIIPV